From a single Miscanthus floridulus cultivar M001 chromosome 8, ASM1932011v1, whole genome shotgun sequence genomic region:
- the LOC136474979 gene encoding uncharacterized protein isoform X1, with translation MERAGEKRHFFPLTSLQIGDLQSYLAELTIFLCPHTKKFLILLDNRPWLLDQDTKPAHLWQLMVTKSRFSPFANSRIRRKRDETDGKLVFSTSSVSAPHLQNKSSRWYSLIDEAMREKKLQVNKLKDARILNRELHQTLYGFIIFEVDWADVRGINYLNELQTDTSMVVESKIMKRWEFDSVNQASTLITSWFSGNPSECQLLQDYLNSISSNGDMFYDAQNDFLTPEWDSENLPSDSDDSSHVHIIRESSGFTDSFYTAPPCSGPYKRRKIIKSDDGSSSTEESYTEIVASPTHSSSSCSSCDSDNEKAKPLLEPSTYKDVLICFRFDDHDLPFRLKEVILSDVRLLTLLEYGLPSWIIFLQSYPVFCKIYRPWMCPLARALYVLMSLITVLIGFYDLYKNVPMLKATASRLFGPFFDWIETWEMISRLKYLGTMLFLHNFQQAFTWSLKIVGAAKSVLSVLTKPIAGPILEVFELTMPMWNLCAETVGYLSSVVIVSLETSWSVVIGTVEMIIWPFWFVFSTMISIGMVAVTSYIICFIFLPCFDSYAMLILFLSPVNSTLYPIIWLLGEILATPFRLVIGLSSFVVDLFVDIVSVLRESWSTLSALYQVGSVPRSPVLTSDNSIWGSLWKDLLYQIFRALRSILYGFVAFFSTCNRHRLSIYNHIQVFLQRISHVSPGARYTAYRDGTRKYSSQNHHRRKAKTR, from the exons ATGGAGCGGGCCGGCGAGAAGCGGCATTTCTTCCCGCTCACCAGCTTGCAAATCGG GGATTTACAGTCATATCTTGCAGAACTGACAATATTTCTGTGCCCTCATACCAAGAAGTTCCTTATATTGCTCGACAACCGCCCATGGTTGCTAGATCAGGATACAAAACCTGCTCATCTATGGCAATTGATGGTTACTAAG TCAAGGTTTTCCCCTTTCGCCAATTCTAGGATTAGGAGAAAGAGAGATGAAACTGATGGAAAGCTTGTATTCTCAACAAGCTCGGTATCTGCTCCCCATTTACAGAATAAATCTTCCAGATGGTATTCCTTGATCGACGAGGCTATGCGGGAAAAGAAGCTTCAAGTAAATAAGTTGAAGGATGCCCGTATACTGAACAGGGAGCTTCATCAGACTTTATATGGTTTTATCATTTTTGAGGTAGACTGGGCTGATGTGCGTGGCATCAATTATTTGAATGAACTTCAG ACGGATACATCAATGGTTGTGGAGTCTAAAATAATGAAGAGATGGGAATTTGATAGTGTTAATCAAGCTTCAACATTGATCACTTCTTGGTTCTCAGGAAATCCCTCTGAATGTCAGCTCCTACAGGACTATTTGAACAGCATCTCTTCTAATG GTGATATGTTTTATGATGCTCAGAATGATTTCTTAACACCTGAATGGGACAGTGAGAATTTAccaagtgatagtgatgattctAGCCATGTTCATATCATCAGAGAGTCATCAGGTTTCACAGACTCATTTTACACTGCACCTCCTTGCTCTGGACCTTACAAgagaagaaaaataataaaatcagATGACGGAAGTAGTTCGACTGAAGAATCATACACAGAAATTGTGGCCTCGCCAACACATTCGTCATCTTCATGTTCATCGTGTGACAGTGATAATGAGAAAGCTAAACCTCTATTGGAGCCCAGCACATATAAGGATGTACTAATCTGTTTCCGCTTTGATGATCATGACCTTCCATTCAGACTGAAAGAAGTCATACTATCTGACGTCAGACTGTTAACACTACTTGAGTATGGCCTTCCTTCGTGGATTATATTTCTTCAGTCATATCCAGTGTTTTGCAAGATATATCGCCCATGGATGTGCCCTCTTGCCAGAGCATTGTATGTCTTGATGTCATTAATCACTGTTCTTATAGGATTTTATGACCTCTACAAGAATGTGCCCATGTTGAAGGCAACTGCCTCAAGATTGTTTGGccctttctttgattggatagaAACGTGGGAAATGATATCAAGACTTAAGTATCTTGGAACTATGCTTTTCCTGCATAACTTTCAGCAGGCTTTTACATGGTCTCTTAAGATTGTGGGTGCTGCTAAGTCTGTTCTTAGTGTTTTGACAAAGCCAATTGCGGGACCAATTCTGGAGGTTTTTGAACTTACCATGCCAATGTGGAACCTTTGTGCTGAGACAGTAGGATATCTCAGTTCAGTTGTCATAGTATCACTGGAGACGTCTTGGAGTGTAGTTATCGGTACAGTGGAGATGATTATCTGGCCATTTTGGTTTGTCTTCAGTACTATGATTAGCATTGGTATGGTTGCTGTAACCTCTTACATCATCTGTTTCATTTTCCTTCCATGTTTTGATTCTTATGCCATGCTAATTTTGTTTCTGTCACCAGTAAATTCAACTCTGTACCCTATAATTTGGCTCCTTGGAGAGATACTAGCTACACCTTTCCGACTAGTCATTGGGCTGTCAAGTTTTGTAGTGGATCTTTTTGTTGATATTGTCAGTGTTCTAAGGGAGAGCTGGTCAACACTAAGTGCCTTATATCAAGTTGGATCTGTTCCCAGATCACCTGTGCTTACATCTGATAATAGCATCTGGGGCTCACTGTGGAAAGATCTTCTGTATCAG ATTTTCCGTGCACTACGGAGCATTTTGTATGGTTTTGTTGCCTTCTTTTCAACATGTAATAGGCACCGGCTCAG CATTTACAATCACATTCAAGTGTTTCTCCAGCGCATATCTCATGTCTCACCTGGTGCACGGTATACCGCTTACCGTGATGGGACTCGGAAGTATAGCAGCCAGAATCATCAT AGAAGGAAAGCCAAGACGAGATAA
- the LOC136474979 gene encoding uncharacterized protein isoform X2, with product MERAGEKRHFFPLTSLQIGDLQSYLAELTIFLCPHTKKFLILLDNRPWLLDQDTKPAHLWQLMVTKSRFSPFANSRIRRKRDETDGKLVFSTSSVSAPHLQNKSSRWYSLIDEAMREKKLQVNKLKDARILNRELHQTLYGFIIFEVDWADVRGINYLNELQTDTSMVVESKIMKRWEFDSVNQASTLITSWFSGNPSECQLLQDYLNSISSNGDMFYDAQNDFLTPEWDSENLPSDSDDSSHVHIIRESSGFTDSFYTAPPCSGPYKRRKIIKSDDGSSSTEESYTEIVASPTHSSSSCSSCDSDNEKAKPLLEPSTYKDVLICFRFDDHDLPFRLKEVILSDVRLLTLLEYGLPSWIIFLQSYPVFCKIYRPWMCPLARALYVLMSLITVLIGFYDLYKNVPMLKATASRLFGPFFDWIETWEMISRLKYLGTMLFLHNFQQAFTWSLKIVGAAKSVLSVLTKPIAGPILEVFELTMPMWNLCAETVGYLSSVVIVSLETSWSVVIGTVEMIIWPFWFVFSTMISIVNSTLYPIIWLLGEILATPFRLVIGLSSFVVDLFVDIVSVLRESWSTLSALYQVGSVPRSPVLTSDNSIWGSLWKDLLYQIFRALRSILYGFVAFFSTCNRHRLSIYNHIQVFLQRISHVSPGARYTAYRDGTRKYSSQNHHRRKAKTR from the exons ATGGAGCGGGCCGGCGAGAAGCGGCATTTCTTCCCGCTCACCAGCTTGCAAATCGG GGATTTACAGTCATATCTTGCAGAACTGACAATATTTCTGTGCCCTCATACCAAGAAGTTCCTTATATTGCTCGACAACCGCCCATGGTTGCTAGATCAGGATACAAAACCTGCTCATCTATGGCAATTGATGGTTACTAAG TCAAGGTTTTCCCCTTTCGCCAATTCTAGGATTAGGAGAAAGAGAGATGAAACTGATGGAAAGCTTGTATTCTCAACAAGCTCGGTATCTGCTCCCCATTTACAGAATAAATCTTCCAGATGGTATTCCTTGATCGACGAGGCTATGCGGGAAAAGAAGCTTCAAGTAAATAAGTTGAAGGATGCCCGTATACTGAACAGGGAGCTTCATCAGACTTTATATGGTTTTATCATTTTTGAGGTAGACTGGGCTGATGTGCGTGGCATCAATTATTTGAATGAACTTCAG ACGGATACATCAATGGTTGTGGAGTCTAAAATAATGAAGAGATGGGAATTTGATAGTGTTAATCAAGCTTCAACATTGATCACTTCTTGGTTCTCAGGAAATCCCTCTGAATGTCAGCTCCTACAGGACTATTTGAACAGCATCTCTTCTAATG GTGATATGTTTTATGATGCTCAGAATGATTTCTTAACACCTGAATGGGACAGTGAGAATTTAccaagtgatagtgatgattctAGCCATGTTCATATCATCAGAGAGTCATCAGGTTTCACAGACTCATTTTACACTGCACCTCCTTGCTCTGGACCTTACAAgagaagaaaaataataaaatcagATGACGGAAGTAGTTCGACTGAAGAATCATACACAGAAATTGTGGCCTCGCCAACACATTCGTCATCTTCATGTTCATCGTGTGACAGTGATAATGAGAAAGCTAAACCTCTATTGGAGCCCAGCACATATAAGGATGTACTAATCTGTTTCCGCTTTGATGATCATGACCTTCCATTCAGACTGAAAGAAGTCATACTATCTGACGTCAGACTGTTAACACTACTTGAGTATGGCCTTCCTTCGTGGATTATATTTCTTCAGTCATATCCAGTGTTTTGCAAGATATATCGCCCATGGATGTGCCCTCTTGCCAGAGCATTGTATGTCTTGATGTCATTAATCACTGTTCTTATAGGATTTTATGACCTCTACAAGAATGTGCCCATGTTGAAGGCAACTGCCTCAAGATTGTTTGGccctttctttgattggatagaAACGTGGGAAATGATATCAAGACTTAAGTATCTTGGAACTATGCTTTTCCTGCATAACTTTCAGCAGGCTTTTACATGGTCTCTTAAGATTGTGGGTGCTGCTAAGTCTGTTCTTAGTGTTTTGACAAAGCCAATTGCGGGACCAATTCTGGAGGTTTTTGAACTTACCATGCCAATGTGGAACCTTTGTGCTGAGACAGTAGGATATCTCAGTTCAGTTGTCATAGTATCACTGGAGACGTCTTGGAGTGTAGTTATCGGTACAGTGGAGATGATTATCTGGCCATTTTGGTTTGTCTTCAGTACTATGATTAGCATTG TAAATTCAACTCTGTACCCTATAATTTGGCTCCTTGGAGAGATACTAGCTACACCTTTCCGACTAGTCATTGGGCTGTCAAGTTTTGTAGTGGATCTTTTTGTTGATATTGTCAGTGTTCTAAGGGAGAGCTGGTCAACACTAAGTGCCTTATATCAAGTTGGATCTGTTCCCAGATCACCTGTGCTTACATCTGATAATAGCATCTGGGGCTCACTGTGGAAAGATCTTCTGTATCAG ATTTTCCGTGCACTACGGAGCATTTTGTATGGTTTTGTTGCCTTCTTTTCAACATGTAATAGGCACCGGCTCAG CATTTACAATCACATTCAAGTGTTTCTCCAGCGCATATCTCATGTCTCACCTGGTGCACGGTATACCGCTTACCGTGATGGGACTCGGAAGTATAGCAGCCAGAATCATCAT AGAAGGAAAGCCAAGACGAGATAA